One segment of Tautonia rosea DNA contains the following:
- a CDS encoding ester cyclase → MSDENKAVVRRLIEARNANDLEAFVALCTPAIQDYVRDAFSDVSVAFRDVHVTTEEMIAEGDKVVTLWTFKGTHLGEFWGIPATGKSVSWTGIDIYTIKDGRITTHVRKSDILGLLQQLGAASSGGKGGG, encoded by the coding sequence ATGTCAGACGAAAACAAGGCCGTGGTCAGGCGCTTGATCGAAGCACGCAACGCCAACGATCTGGAGGCGTTCGTGGCGCTCTGTACCCCAGCCATTCAAGATTATGTGAGAGATGCCTTCTCCGACGTAAGTGTCGCGTTTCGCGACGTGCATGTCACCACGGAGGAGATGATTGCCGAGGGAGACAAGGTTGTAACGCTGTGGACCTTCAAGGGTACGCATCTCGGCGAATTCTGGGGCATCCCTGCCACGGGAAAATCGGTCAGTTGGACCGGGATCGATATCTACACCATCAAGGACGGGAGAATTACAACCCACGTGCGGAAGTCAGACATCCTCGGCCTACTCCAACAACTCGGCGCTGCATCATCCGGAGGAAAAGGCGGCGGGTGA
- a CDS encoding DUF2784 domain-containing protein, whose translation MIFRFLADAVLVLHLAFILLVIFGGLLVLRWPKVAWIHLLVATWGALIEFMNWRCPLTPLEKFLRRLSGEAGYEGGFIEHYLLPVIYPGALTPTVQVILGLGVLVINTAIYGYVFYQRRRSTS comes from the coding sequence ATGATCTTCCGCTTCCTTGCCGACGCCGTCCTCGTCCTGCACCTCGCCTTCATTCTTCTTGTGATCTTCGGCGGCCTGCTCGTCCTCCGCTGGCCCAAGGTCGCCTGGATCCACCTTCTGGTCGCCACCTGGGGAGCCCTCATCGAGTTCATGAACTGGCGATGCCCACTCACCCCCCTCGAAAAATTCCTCCGACGCCTCAGCGGCGAGGCCGGCTACGAGGGCGGCTTCATCGAGCACTACCTTCTCCCCGTCATCTATCCCGGCGCATTAACCCCGACCGTCCAGGTCATACTGGGCCTCGGCGTCCTCGTCATCAATACAGCGATTTATGGATACGTCTTCTACCAAAGGCGACGCTCCACGTCGTGA
- a CDS encoding cysteine hydrolase family protein, with translation MKTALLVIDVQNDYFPGGKFPLWKPEATLQSIEHAIAKAKSVGIPVIFVQHVVTPAASAPFFGEGTEGAAIHPRIQAAAPDAPIVVKQSADSFRDTTLDDTLQQLGITDLLVCGMMTHNCVTHTALSKAAEKYHVRILPDCCTTVDEMIHALSLSALSDRLPLVPSDQALEG, from the coding sequence ATGAAAACCGCATTACTCGTCATCGACGTTCAGAACGACTACTTCCCTGGCGGCAAGTTCCCCCTCTGGAAGCCAGAAGCGACGCTCCAATCGATCGAGCACGCGATTGCAAAGGCAAAATCGGTCGGCATACCGGTCATCTTCGTCCAGCACGTCGTCACCCCTGCCGCCTCGGCCCCTTTCTTTGGCGAGGGGACTGAAGGGGCCGCGATTCACCCCCGCATCCAGGCCGCCGCCCCCGACGCCCCAATCGTCGTCAAGCAGTCGGCCGACAGCTTCCGCGACACCACCCTCGACGACACCCTCCAGCAGCTCGGCATCACCGACCTCCTCGTCTGCGGCATGATGACCCACAACTGCGTCACCCACACCGCCCTCTCCAAAGCCGCCGAGAAGTACCATGTCCGCATCCTCCCCGACTGCTGCACCACGGTCGACGAGATGATCCACGCCCTCTCCCTCTCCGCCCTCTCCGACCGGCTCCCCCTCGTCCCCTCCGACCAGGCGCTCGAAGGCTGA